The proteins below are encoded in one region of Mycolicibacterium neworleansense:
- the glgA gene encoding glycogen synthase: protein MRVAMMTREYPPEVYGGAGVHVTELVAQLRQLCDVDVHCMGAPRDGAFVAQPDPALRGANAALSTLSADLNMVNSAAAATVVHSHTWYAGMAGHLTGLLYGIPHVLTAHSLEPLRPWKAEQLGGGYRVSSWVERTAIEAADAVIAVSSGMRDDVLRTYPALDPNRVHVVRNGIDTDVWYPTPPADADSVLAELGVDLSRPIVAFVGRITRQKGVAHLVAAAHRFSPEVQLVLCAGAPDTPEIAAEVSAAVAELARARTGVFWVREMLPINKIREILSAATVFVCPSVYEPLGIVNLEAMACSTPVVASDVGGIPEVVADHQTGLLVHYDAGDPRFFEMRLADAVNSLVAEPETARKYGEAGRQRCIAEFSWAHIAEQTLEIYRKVSA from the coding sequence ATGCGGGTGGCCATGATGACTCGGGAATATCCACCCGAGGTGTACGGCGGTGCCGGGGTGCACGTGACCGAACTCGTCGCGCAGTTGCGTCAGCTGTGCGACGTCGACGTCCATTGCATGGGCGCCCCGCGGGACGGCGCCTTCGTGGCACAGCCCGATCCGGCGCTGCGCGGCGCCAACGCGGCACTGTCGACGCTGTCCGCGGACCTCAACATGGTCAACTCCGCGGCGGCGGCCACGGTGGTGCACTCGCACACCTGGTATGCCGGGATGGCCGGGCACCTGACCGGGCTGCTCTACGGCATCCCCCACGTGCTGACCGCGCATTCACTGGAGCCGCTGCGCCCGTGGAAGGCCGAGCAGCTCGGCGGCGGCTACCGGGTGTCGTCCTGGGTCGAGCGCACCGCGATCGAGGCGGCCGACGCGGTGATCGCGGTGAGTTCCGGGATGCGTGACGACGTGCTGCGCACGTATCCGGCGCTGGATCCCAACCGGGTCCACGTGGTGCGCAACGGGATCGACACCGATGTGTGGTATCCGACTCCGCCGGCCGACGCCGACTCGGTGCTCGCCGAACTCGGTGTCGATCTGAGCCGCCCGATCGTGGCGTTCGTCGGGCGCATCACCCGGCAGAAAGGCGTGGCCCATCTGGTGGCCGCGGCCCACCGGTTCAGCCCCGAGGTGCAGCTGGTGTTGTGTGCCGGCGCCCCCGATACCCCCGAGATCGCCGCCGAGGTGTCCGCCGCCGTGGCCGAGCTGGCCCGGGCCCGGACCGGCGTGTTCTGGGTGCGTGAGATGCTGCCGATCAACAAGATCCGCGAAATACTCTCCGCTGCAACAGTTTTCGTGTGCCCGTCGGTCTATGAGCCGTTGGGCATCGTCAACCTGGAAGCGATGGCATGTTCGACGCCGGTGGTCGCCTCCGACGTCGGCGGTATCCCTGAGGTGGTTGCCGACCACCAGACCGGGCTGCTCGTGCACTACGACGCCGGCGACCCGCGGTTCTTCGAGATGCGCCTGGCCGACGCGGTCAACTCACTGGTGGCCGAACCGGAAACCGCCCGCAAGTACGGCGAGGCCGGACGTCAGCGTTGCATCGCAGAGTTCTCCTGGGCCCACATCGCTGAACAGACCCTGGAGATATACCGCAAGGTGTCCGCCTGA
- a CDS encoding DUF3117 domain-containing protein, whose amino-acid sequence MAAMKPRTGDGPLEATKEGRGIVMRVPLEGGGRLVVELTPDEAAALGDELKSVTS is encoded by the coding sequence ATGGCGGCGATGAAGCCCCGGACTGGTGACGGTCCACTGGAAGCAACCAAAGAGGGGCGAGGAATCGTTATGCGAGTACCGCTGGAAGGCGGTGGGCGCCTCGTTGTCGAACTGACTCCCGACGAGGCCGCTGCGCTGGGCGACGAACTCAAGTCCGTCACCAGCTGA
- a CDS encoding DNA-3-methyladenine glycosylase I, with amino-acid sequence MSDDGRVRCGWAVDAAGDSTLYRDYHDTEWGRPLRDSGALFERISLEAFQSGLSWLIILRKRENFRAAFDGFDAGAVAEYTDDDVERLMADAGIVRNRAKILATIANARAVSELDVDLGELLWSFAPEPRPRPADLAQVPAVTPESTAMAKELKRRGFKFVGPTTAYALMQATGMVDDHVASCWVPVA; translated from the coding sequence ATGAGCGACGACGGCCGCGTCCGGTGCGGCTGGGCGGTCGACGCGGCGGGGGATTCCACGCTGTACCGCGACTATCACGACACCGAGTGGGGCCGTCCGCTGCGGGATTCGGGGGCGCTGTTCGAGCGCATCAGCCTGGAGGCCTTCCAGAGCGGGCTGAGCTGGCTGATCATCCTGCGTAAGCGGGAGAATTTCCGGGCCGCGTTCGACGGGTTCGACGCGGGCGCGGTGGCGGAATACACCGACGACGACGTCGAACGGTTGATGGCCGACGCAGGCATCGTGCGCAACCGGGCCAAGATCCTGGCGACCATCGCCAACGCCAGGGCCGTCAGCGAGCTCGACGTCGACCTGGGCGAGCTGTTGTGGTCCTTCGCCCCTGAACCCCGGCCGCGGCCCGCTGACCTGGCCCAAGTGCCCGCGGTGACCCCGGAATCGACCGCCATGGCCAAGGAGCTCAAGCGGCGGGGCTTCAAGTTCGTGGGCCCCACCACGGCCTATGCGTTGATGCAGGCCACCGGCATGGTCGACGATCACGTCGCGTCCTGCTGGGTTCCGGTGGCATAG
- a CDS encoding DivIVA domain-containing protein, translating to MTLILLYLVVLVLVATVLFGLGSVIFGRGETLPPLPRGTTATVLPASGVTGADVDAIKFAQVLRGYKTSEVDWVLDRLGRELDAVRGELAAVRAAYGVPEDLDDFDEDDDEDEVSATAGEVRATEES from the coding sequence GTGACACTGATACTGCTGTACCTGGTGGTCCTGGTTCTGGTGGCCACGGTGCTGTTCGGGTTGGGCAGCGTCATCTTCGGCCGGGGCGAGACATTGCCGCCCCTTCCGCGCGGCACGACCGCCACGGTGCTGCCCGCTTCGGGCGTCACCGGTGCCGATGTGGATGCCATCAAGTTCGCCCAGGTCCTGCGCGGATACAAGACCAGCGAGGTGGATTGGGTGCTCGACCGGCTGGGCCGTGAGCTCGACGCCGTGCGGGGAGAGCTGGCCGCGGTCCGTGCGGCCTACGGCGTGCCCGAGGACCTCGACGACTTCGATGAGGACGACGACGAGGACGAGGTGTCGGCCACCGCTGGGGAAGTCCGCGCCACGGAGGAGTCATGA
- a CDS encoding glucosyl-3-phosphoglycerate synthase, whose product MGHRWLTDHSWNRPSWTIAELEAAKAGRTVSVVLPALNEEETVASVVETITPLLGGLVDELIVLDSGSTDDTEIRAVAAGARVVSREVALPEVAPQPGKGEVLWRSLAATTGDIIAFVDSDLIDPDPMFVPKLLGPLLTADGVHLVKGFYRRPLKVSGAEDANGGGRVTELVARPLLASLRPELNCVLQPLGGEYAGTRELLTSVPFAPGYGVEIGLLVDTYDRLGLDAIAQVNLGVRAHRNRPLTELASMSRQVIATLLSRCGIADSGVGLTQFFADGDDFTPRVSPVSLADRPPMVTLRPR is encoded by the coding sequence GTGGGACACCGCTGGCTGACCGACCACAGCTGGAACCGGCCGAGCTGGACCATTGCCGAGCTGGAGGCCGCCAAGGCCGGCCGCACGGTCTCGGTGGTGCTGCCCGCCCTCAACGAGGAAGAAACCGTCGCCTCCGTCGTCGAGACCATCACCCCGCTGCTGGGCGGGCTGGTCGATGAGCTGATCGTGCTCGACTCGGGATCCACCGACGACACCGAGATCCGGGCGGTGGCCGCCGGGGCCCGGGTGGTCAGCCGCGAGGTCGCGCTGCCCGAGGTCGCACCGCAGCCGGGCAAAGGTGAGGTGCTGTGGCGGTCGCTGGCTGCCACGACGGGCGACATCATCGCGTTCGTCGACTCGGACCTGATCGACCCCGACCCGATGTTCGTCCCGAAGCTGCTGGGCCCGCTGCTCACCGCCGACGGTGTGCACCTGGTCAAGGGGTTCTACCGGCGGCCGCTCAAGGTCAGCGGCGCCGAGGACGCCAACGGCGGTGGCCGGGTCACCGAACTGGTGGCGCGCCCGCTGCTGGCCTCGCTGCGGCCCGAACTCAACTGCGTGCTGCAGCCGCTGGGCGGCGAATACGCGGGCACCCGTGAGCTGCTGACCTCGGTGCCGTTCGCACCCGGCTACGGCGTGGAGATCGGTCTGCTGGTCGACACCTACGACCGGCTCGGCCTGGATGCCATCGCCCAGGTGAACCTGGGGGTGCGCGCGCACCGCAACCGGCCGCTGACCGAGCTGGCCTCGATGAGCCGGCAGGTCATCGCGACCCTGCTGTCGCGCTGCGGGATCGCCGATTCGGGCGTGGGCCTGACCCAGTTCTTCGCCGACGGTGACGACTTCACCCCGCGGGTGTCGCCGGTGTCCCTGGCCGACCGCCCGCCCATGGTGACCCTGCGCCCGCGCTAG
- the folP gene encoding dihydropteroate synthase, translating into MLSTFCGRPVAGDRALIMAIVNRTPDSFYDRGATFTDDAAKAAAARVIEEGADVIDVGGVKAGPGSMVDADEEIARVVPFIEWLRTTYPDQLISVDTWRAAVAKQACAAGADLINDTWAGADPGLPEVAAEFGAGLVCSHTGGAVPRTRPFRVNYGITEHGVVDDVIAEVTAAAERAVATGVPRDRILIDPTHDFGKNTHHGLSLLRHVKDLVKTGWPVLMALSNKDFVGETLGVDLTERLEGTLAATALAAADGAAMFRVHEVGPTRRVLEMVASIQGVRAPARTVRGLA; encoded by the coding sequence GTGTTGTCGACGTTCTGTGGTCGCCCGGTCGCGGGTGACCGTGCGCTGATCATGGCGATCGTCAACCGCACGCCCGACTCCTTCTACGACCGCGGGGCCACCTTCACCGACGACGCCGCCAAGGCCGCGGCGGCCCGGGTGATCGAGGAGGGCGCCGACGTGATCGACGTCGGCGGGGTCAAAGCCGGTCCGGGCAGCATGGTCGACGCCGACGAGGAGATCGCGCGGGTGGTGCCGTTCATCGAATGGCTGCGCACCACCTATCCGGACCAGCTGATCAGCGTCGACACCTGGCGTGCTGCGGTCGCCAAACAGGCCTGCGCTGCCGGGGCCGACCTGATCAACGACACCTGGGCGGGGGCGGATCCGGGGCTGCCCGAGGTGGCCGCCGAATTCGGCGCCGGCCTGGTGTGCTCACACACCGGCGGCGCGGTGCCGCGCACCCGGCCGTTCCGGGTGAACTACGGGATCACCGAGCACGGCGTCGTCGACGACGTCATCGCCGAGGTGACCGCCGCGGCCGAACGGGCCGTGGCAACGGGCGTGCCGCGGGATCGGATCCTGATCGACCCAACCCATGATTTCGGTAAAAACACTCATCACGGTCTTAGTTTGTTGCGCCACGTAAAAGATCTTGTTAAGACCGGATGGCCGGTCCTGATGGCGCTCAGCAACAAGGATTTTGTCGGGGAGACTCTGGGTGTGGATCTGACCGAACGCCTGGAGGGCACGCTGGCCGCGACGGCACTGGCCGCTGCGGATGGAGCCGCCATGTTTCGGGTACACGAGGTCGGACCCACTCGGCGCGTACTGGAGATGGTCGCGTCGATCCAGGGAGTGCGGGCACCCGCACGAACAGTGAGGGGGCTGGCATGA